From the Streptomyces sp. KMM 9044 genome, one window contains:
- a CDS encoding GNAT family N-acetyltransferase — MVSRMFRLETEVDKARRDLLRSRLRDTNTAASSVLRALRGTSQERDSPLHVWASDPDGGLAGGLVGHTWAAWLHVTYLWVDERHRGAGLGTLLLTEAERLATARGCRSSRVETWDFQAPEFYRRHGYKVVCVIPDYPPGITEYTLVKRLG; from the coding sequence ATGGTGAGCCGCATGTTTCGTCTGGAGACAGAAGTCGACAAGGCCCGACGTGATCTGCTCCGCAGTCGACTGCGGGACACCAACACGGCGGCGTCCTCGGTCCTGCGGGCGCTGCGCGGCACCTCACAGGAACGCGACTCCCCTTTGCACGTGTGGGCATCGGACCCGGACGGTGGTCTCGCGGGCGGCCTGGTCGGCCACACCTGGGCGGCCTGGCTGCACGTGACGTACCTGTGGGTCGACGAACGCCACCGCGGAGCGGGCCTCGGCACCCTCCTGCTCACCGAGGCGGAACGCCTCGCCACGGCCCGCGGCTGCCGCTCCTCCCGCGTGGAGACCTGGGACTTCCAGGCCCCGGAGTTCTACCGACGCCACGGCTACAAGGTGGTCTGCGTGATCCCGGACTACCCGCCGGGCATCACGGAGTACACCCTGGTCAAGCGGCTGGGGTGA
- a CDS encoding response regulator transcription factor has translation MQRVRVLVVDDHRIFAESLAAALAAEPDVEVSAAGSGPAALRCLERAAGEGRRFDVLLVDADLGGRVPAGRSAVPVQAGDEDGLVDGMSLVTGVRSVHPQVRIVVLAEKDDPRRAALALQAGAGGWVAKDCSLSRLLTVVRGVLRDETHLPPALLTGVLRELTAARKHRTESERLVESLTPREREVLRCMVAGLGRKAVAERLYLSPHTVRTHMQNVLGKLGVHSTLAAVALARRAGVGPADLTGDVVERGGQLA, from the coding sequence ATGCAACGTGTCCGAGTCCTGGTCGTCGACGACCACCGCATCTTCGCCGAGTCGCTCGCCGCGGCCCTGGCCGCCGAGCCGGACGTCGAGGTGTCCGCGGCGGGCAGCGGCCCGGCCGCACTGCGCTGCCTGGAACGGGCCGCCGGCGAGGGGCGGCGGTTCGACGTCCTGCTCGTCGACGCCGACCTGGGGGGCAGGGTACCGGCCGGCCGGTCCGCCGTACCCGTCCAGGCGGGCGACGAGGACGGCCTGGTCGACGGGATGTCCCTGGTCACCGGGGTGCGTTCGGTCCACCCGCAGGTACGGATCGTCGTGCTCGCCGAGAAGGACGATCCGCGCCGCGCGGCGCTCGCCCTCCAGGCCGGCGCCGGCGGCTGGGTCGCCAAGGACTGCTCGCTGAGCCGGCTGCTCACCGTCGTCCGGGGCGTGCTGCGCGACGAGACGCATCTGCCGCCCGCCCTGCTCACCGGTGTGCTGCGTGAACTCACCGCAGCCCGCAAGCACCGCACCGAGAGCGAGCGGCTTGTGGAGTCCCTGACCCCGCGCGAGCGGGAGGTGCTGCGGTGCATGGTCGCGGGCCTGGGGCGCAAGGCCGTCGCCGAGCGCCTGTACCTGTCCCCGCACACCGTCCGGACGCACATGCAGAACGTGCTCGGCAAACTGGGCGTGCACTCCACCCTGGCCGCCGTCGCCCTCGCCCGGCGGGCGGGTGTCGGGCCCGCCGACCTAACCGGGGATGTTGTCGAACGGGGCGGTCAGCTGGCGTAG
- a CDS encoding MarR family winged helix-turn-helix transcriptional regulator: MEDEVDRLVAAWRRERPDLDVEPLEVLSRVSRLARHLDRARRLAFAEHGLEPWEFDVLTALRRAGAPYQLSPGQLLTQTLVTSGTMTNRIDRLTTKGLVERLPDPSDRRGVLVRLTDEGRDRGDQALAGLLAQERAILAELPSAQRAELAGLLRQLTAPFDNIPG, encoded by the coding sequence ATGGAGGACGAGGTCGATCGGCTGGTCGCAGCATGGCGCCGGGAGCGCCCGGACCTCGACGTGGAACCGCTCGAGGTGCTCAGCCGGGTGAGCAGGCTCGCCCGGCACCTGGACCGGGCTCGCAGACTGGCCTTCGCCGAGCACGGTCTGGAGCCCTGGGAGTTCGACGTCCTGACCGCGCTGCGCCGCGCGGGCGCCCCCTACCAGCTCTCGCCGGGGCAGCTCCTCACGCAGACGCTGGTCACCTCGGGCACGATGACCAACCGTATCGACCGCCTGACCACGAAGGGTCTGGTGGAGCGCCTGCCCGACCCCAGCGACCGGCGCGGGGTCCTGGTCCGCCTCACGGACGAGGGCCGCGACCGCGGCGACCAGGCACTGGCCGGACTGCTGGCGCAGGAGCGGGCGATCCTCGCCGAACTCCCCAGCGCCCAACGCGCCGAACTGGCGGGCCTGCTACGCCAGCTGACCGCCCCGTTCGACAACATCCCCGGTTAG
- a CDS encoding TetR/AcrR family transcriptional regulator, producing the protein MMVAVATDSSSTPSNDRPRRARRTRMTGAERRQQLLEIGRTLFAEKGFEGTSVEEIAAKAGVSKPVVYEHFGGKEGLYAVVVDREMRRLLDMVTGSLTAGHPRELCEQAAFALLDYIEEYTDGFRILVRDSPIPQSTGTFASLISDIATQVEDILGREFKNRGFDSKLAPLYAQALVGMVALTGQWWLDVRKPKKAEVAAHLVNLAWHGLDGLKQKPRLIGHRKN; encoded by the coding sequence ATGATGGTCGCCGTGGCGACCGACTCCAGCAGCACCCCGAGCAATGACAGGCCGCGGCGTGCCCGCCGCACCCGGATGACCGGCGCGGAGCGCCGTCAGCAACTGCTGGAGATCGGCCGCACCCTGTTCGCCGAGAAGGGCTTCGAGGGCACGTCGGTGGAGGAGATCGCGGCGAAGGCCGGGGTCTCCAAGCCCGTGGTGTACGAGCACTTCGGCGGCAAGGAGGGCCTGTACGCGGTGGTGGTGGACCGCGAGATGCGGCGTCTGCTGGACATGGTGACGGGTTCGCTGACCGCGGGTCATCCGCGGGAGCTGTGCGAGCAGGCGGCGTTCGCCCTGCTGGACTACATCGAGGAGTACACGGACGGGTTCCGCATCCTGGTCCGTGACTCCCCGATCCCGCAGTCGACCGGCACCTTCGCCTCCCTCATCTCGGACATCGCCACGCAGGTGGAGGACATCCTGGGCCGCGAGTTCAAGAACCGCGGCTTCGATTCGAAGCTGGCTCCGCTGTACGCACAGGCGCTGGTCGGGATGGTGGCGCTGACCGGCCAGTGGTGGCTGGACGTCCGCAAGCCGAAGAAGGCGGAGGTGGCCGCGCACCTGGTCAACCTGGCCTGGCACGGCCTGGACGGCCTGAAGCAGAAGCCCCGGCTGATCGGGCACCGGAAGAACTAG
- a CDS encoding acyl-CoA desaturase yields the protein MTSRPDVIDEASKEPLASGPGAGAGSAAVPSATLGGERKRSIEQITLLAFIIVPFLAVLAAVPLAWGWGVSWLDLGLLVFFYFLGCHGITVGFHRHFTHGSFKAKRPLKIALAVAGSMAVEGPLVRWVADHRKHHKFSDAEGDPHSPWRYGESLPALMKGLWWAHLGWMFDEEQTPQDKYAPDLIRDRTLRAISRQFLLWAGVSLALPALIGGLVTMSWWGAFTGFFWGSLVRVALLHHVTWSINSICHAVGKRPFRSRDRSGNVWWLAVLSCGESWHNLHHADPTSARHGVERGQIDSSARLIRWSEKLGWAYDVRWPSRSRIDSRRDTGEDGSRRGRESAEAA from the coding sequence ATGACCTCACGTCCTGACGTCATTGACGAAGCCTCGAAGGAGCCGCTCGCCTCCGGCCCCGGAGCCGGCGCCGGTTCCGCAGCCGTCCCTTCCGCCACACTGGGCGGGGAGCGCAAGCGTTCGATCGAGCAGATCACGCTGCTGGCCTTCATCATCGTTCCGTTCCTGGCGGTGCTGGCGGCGGTACCGCTGGCCTGGGGCTGGGGGGTGAGCTGGCTGGATCTCGGGCTGCTGGTGTTCTTCTACTTCCTCGGCTGCCACGGCATCACCGTCGGTTTCCACCGTCATTTCACGCATGGTTCGTTCAAGGCGAAGCGGCCGCTGAAGATCGCGCTGGCGGTGGCGGGTTCGATGGCGGTGGAGGGACCGCTGGTGCGGTGGGTGGCGGACCACCGCAAGCACCACAAGTTCTCGGACGCGGAGGGCGACCCGCACTCGCCGTGGCGGTACGGGGAGTCGCTGCCGGCGCTGATGAAGGGCCTGTGGTGGGCTCATCTCGGCTGGATGTTCGACGAGGAGCAGACTCCGCAGGACAAGTACGCGCCGGATCTGATCAGGGACCGGACGCTGCGCGCGATCTCCCGCCAGTTCCTGCTGTGGGCGGGGGTGTCGCTGGCGCTGCCGGCGCTGATCGGCGGTCTGGTGACGATGTCCTGGTGGGGTGCGTTCACGGGCTTCTTCTGGGGGTCACTCGTCCGGGTGGCGTTGTTGCACCATGTGACGTGGTCGATCAACTCGATCTGCCATGCGGTGGGCAAGCGGCCGTTCAGGTCGCGGGACCGTTCGGGCAACGTGTGGTGGCTGGCGGTACTGTCCTGCGGCGAGTCGTGGCACAACCTGCACCACGCCGATCCGACGTCCGCGCGGCACGGTGTGGAGCGGGGACAGATCGATTCGAGTGCCCGGCTGATCCGCTGGTCCGAGAAGCTGGGCTGGGCGTACGACGTGCGCTGGCCGTCACGCTCGCGTATCGATTCGCGTCGTGACACCGGGGAAGACGGCTCCCGGCGCGGGCGGGAGTCGGCCGAGGCGGCATGA